In Cicer arietinum cultivar CDC Frontier isolate Library 1 chromosome 7, Cicar.CDCFrontier_v2.0, whole genome shotgun sequence, a single window of DNA contains:
- the LOC105851054 gene encoding putative pentatricopeptide repeat-containing protein At3g05240 — translation MTILTKQLHTKCCPKFKNTFIRPITTPTCTQIPSFNNTTDYIYFNNRQINAFIKSKDTKSALEVFHNMHMRDTVTYNLIISSSCLPPKKAFHLYSQMGLYGIKETSTTFASVVSLCTNSGFCREGSQVHCRVVKFGFLWNVFVGGALVGFYMNFGLKGVALKLFDELPERNLSVWNVMFRGFCEMGCVVEELLGFYSRMCFEGVVPNGVTFCYLLRGCSVQRRFHEGKMLQGFVLKVGLVESNVFVVNALVDFYSACGCFVGARKCFEEIQVEDVISWNSLVSVYADNDLVVDALEFFNVMQMWGHRPSVHTFVSFLNLCSRTKDIGLGKQIHSCVMKLGFDEMSVHVQSALIDMYGKCWDIESSVAVFECLPKRTLECCNSLMTSLSHCGGIEDVVELFGLMVDEGLMPDEVTLSTTLKASVSASASFTSSQLLHCFALKSGVEGDSAVACSLMDAYSRCGHVELSRRIFENIPTPNAFCFTSMINGYAWNGMGKEGLSILHAMIEKGIKPDKVTFLCVLTGCSHTGLVEEGRIVFNSMISFHKIHPDRRHFSCMVDLLCRAGLLHEAEEFLLNAQGKGDCFMWSSLLQSCRIHKNEEIGTRAAQVLVELDPDDPAVWLQASNFYAEIGKFDAAMQIRDVALARKMSREIGCSLIEIRK, via the coding sequence ATGACAATCTTAACCAAACAATTACATACTAAATGTTgtccaaaattcaaaaacaccTTCATCAGACCCATAACAACACCAACATGCACACAAATTCCCTCTTTCAACAATACCACCGACTATATCTACTTTAACAATCGCCAAATCAACGCTTTCATAAAATCGAAGGACACAAAATCAGCACTTGAAGTGTTCCACAACATGCATATGCGTGACACTGTAACCTATAACTTGATCATTTCATCCTCTTGTTTGCCACCCAAGAAAGCTTTTCATCTCTATTCCCAAATGGGTTTGTATGGAATAAAAGAAACGTCAACTACGTTTGCTTCTGTTGTATCTCTTTGTACAAATTCTGGGTTTTGTAGAGAAGGTTCTCAGGTTCATTGCAGGGTTGTAAAGTTTGGATTTTTATGGAATGTGTTTGTTGGTGGGGCACTTGTTGGGTTCTATatgaattttggtctaaaagGGGTTGCACTGAAACTGTTTGATGAGTTGCCTGAGAGAAATTTGAGTGTTTGGAATGTGATGTTTCGTGGGTTTTGTGAAATGGGTTGTGTGGTTGAAGAGTTGCTTGGGTTTTACTCTAGGATGTGTTTTGAAGGTGTGGTGCCAAATGGAGTTACTTTTTGTTATTTGCTTAGAGGGTGTAGTGTTCAAAGAAGGTTTCATGAAGGGAAGATGCTTCAAGGGTTTGTTTTGAAGGTGGGTCTGGTGGAATCTAATGTTTTTGTTGTTAATGCTTTGGTCGATTTTTACTCTGCATGTGGGTGTTTTGTTGGTGCTAGGAAGTGTTTTGAAGAGATACAAGTTGAGGATGTTATTTCATGGAACTCTTTGGTTTCTGTTTATGCAGACAATGATTTGGTAGTTGATGCTTTGGAGTTTTTTAATGTTATGCAAATGTGGGGACATAGGCCGTCGGTTCATACGTTCGTCAGTTTCTTGAATTTGTGTAGTAGGACTAAGGATATTGGTTTGGGGAAGCAGATTCATTCTTGTGTTATGAAATTGGGTTTTGATGAAATGAGTGTGCATGTTCAGTCTGCTTTGATTGATATGTATGGAAAATGTTGGGATATTGAGAGTTCTGTGGCTGTATTTGAGTGTCTTCCAAAGAGAACTTTGGAGTGTTGCAATTCATTGATGACCTCTTTGTCTCATTGTGGTGGAATTGAAGATGTGGTGGAATTGTTTGGTTTAATGGTTGATGAAGGTCTTATGCCGGATGAAGTAACCCTTTCGACCACATTGAAGGCATCAGTGTCTGCTTCGGCAAGCTTCACTAGCTCTCAGTTACTGCATTGTTTTGCGTTGAAATCCGGTGTTGAAGGAGACTCTGCGGTTGCGTGTTCCCTTATGGATGCATATTCAAGATGCGGTCATGTGGAACTTTCTCGTCGGATTTTTGAGAACATTCCAACTCCAAATGCTTTTTGCTTCACTTCTATGATCAATGGTTACGCCTGGAACGGAATGGGGAAAGAAGGACTTTCGATTCTTCATGCTATGATTGAGAAAGGCATAAAACCGGACAAAGTTACCTTCTTATGCGTGTTAACGGGGTGTAGTCATACAGGACTAGTTGAGGAAGGAAGAATAGTCTTTAACTCGATGATATCTTTTCATAAGATTCACCCAGATCGGCGACATTTTTCATGTATGGTGGATCTTTTATGCCGTGCAGGACTTCTACACGAAGCCGAAGAGTTTCTGCTAAATGCACAGGGAAAAGGAGACTGTTTTATGTGGAGCTCTTTGCTCCAAAGTTGCAGGATTCACAAGAATGAAGAAATTGGAACAAGAGCAGCACAAGTTTTAGTCGAGCTAGATCCAGATGATCCTGCAGtgtggttgcaagcttcaaacTTTTACGCCGAGATAGGAAAATTTGATGCCGCAATGCAAATAAGAGACGTTGCTCTAGCAAGGAAGATGTCAAGAGAGATTGGTTGTAGTTTAATTGAGATAAGAAAGTGA